The window TCTGACAGACCAGATTTCTGCATAATTCGTTACAAGACTTTCTGTAGCTATAAAGCTTAGACACATTAAGTTGAGGAGTTGTTGAACCAAACATGTTCAGGCAATCGCCAAGTAGGAATCAGAGGTCCAAAGGGTTCAAGGTTAAACATGTTCTCCAGATATGTCTATTGATTGCCGTTTGTATCTGGTTGCTATACCAAGCCAAACACACACATGATAAGAAGAAGGAATTTGAGAGCACTGCAAAAATATCAGAGAAGGTAGAAAATGGGCTAGATATCATTAAACTCGGAAGAAAGGATCTCCATCCACGTGGGGAGGAATCAGCTTCTGAGAATCACAAacaaaatgatgaagaagatgccgaagaagaaaacaaggctgaagaagaagaagataagaagccCGAAGTAGAAAACAAggcagaagaagaagggagagggcgTGGAGATGATGAGATAGATGAACACGATCAAGTGAGAGCAGAAGAGGAAGCTGAACGTGCAGCAGATTccattgatgatgaagaaaaggagagggaagagagagagagtgagagggaaGGGGCAAATGATAATACTGTTTCATCGGAGGATCCGGATCATGATAGAGATAGGACTACTCAGGAGGCGCGAGAGGAACACTATAAGGGTGATGATGCTTCCAGTGCTGTGGTCCGGGATACCCAAGAAACTGAAAATGGATCTTCAGGTGGCTCGAATGTGGAAGAGAAGCTGGAGAGTGCAGAAAATGAATCAGAGCAGGGAAATAAATCCCAAAATATAGAGGAAGTCACTGCCAATCAGAAAGGTACCGAGGAGACCTTGGCTGAAGAGAAGGGTACACCCACTGATTCAAGCCTAAAGACTGGAGAAGATGAAAAAGCTATTTCCTCTGTAAATGCTACACCCACTGAAGAGAAAGGTACCGAGGAAACCTTGGATAAATCAGAGGATGGTTCTACTTCTAAGTCGATGATAACAACAGAATCCAACAATCCAAAAGAGGTGAATGATAACTCGACAGCAGATAGTGCCAAAAATTCTACCTCATCCCTACAGAGTGGAATAGAAACCATCACCAATCCAAATCATTATCAAAATGCATCAGAGGCCAGTGGAAGACCCACCGAAGGTGACAACAACTTGCAAACTGCTGTATTGGATCAGACCGAGAACCCCAATGCAACAGACAGAGTGGAGAAATCAGAGACCAGCGGAGAGCCATCCGAAGATTCTAGTAATTCTAATTCTGTTGTTTCAGAAGTGCAGGCTGCAGAATCGAATGTGACTGCTGGAGCAGAGGATGGGTCAGCATCTTTGACCACAAGTGCAAATGCTGAGTCAGTTCAGAGCGAGAAATCTGACACGGTGGAAAAGAGTGATGGCTCAGCATCTATAACGACCGATGAGAATGAGAATGCAAATGCAGCTGAACATGAAGCCACAAGTGCGAATGCTGAATCTATTCAGAGCAGGAAATCAGACACAACTACTGAAACAGAGGAAAAGAGTGATGGGTCGGCATCGATAACATCCaatgagaatgagaatgcaAATGAAGCTGAACATGATGCCTCAAGTGCGAATGCTGAATCAGTTCAGAGTGAGAAATCTGACACAGCTACTGGAACAGAGGAAAAGAATGATGGCTCGACaaatgagaatgagaatgagaatgagaatgcaAATGCAGCTGAACATGATGCTACCGATTCTTCCGACTCATCCATCCTGCAAGAAGTGAAAGAAGCTCGGACGGATCTAGGAACCTTGCCAGAGACTCAAACTGAAGGGACAAATCATGATGATGTGGCAACAGAGTAACACTAACAATAGTAGCCCTTTTaggcttttccttttcctcaaGTGTATGAGAGAGCAAATGTTTAAGTTTCTTTCTTGGAACATCATTGTTTCAGAAGGATGGTCACGTTGAGTTGTCAAGATTGTAATTTATAGTTCATTAAGGTGGCCTGAAATCATTATTACTGAATGCCCATGGTTTATCTTACTGCTGCATGTGTTGTGCCTCACACTGCTGATTCCAGGAGGTTGGGATAAATTCTAGTTGCCTGTCATGATAGGAATTTATAGTATCAGCCAAGTTACTTCTGTTTTTCCTGCCTTAAAAAGTGGTTTAATcccctttcattttcttcccttgTTTGCAACAGTTGTTGCCAGTCAGCAATTACCATCATAAGTTGCTTTACTTTTGATCCTAACTGGCGACATTGATCTTTATATATACAGAGCCAAAGTCTCCTTCCTGCATAATGGAAGTAAGTCATGCTTTAAACAACTCCTAACTGCTCACCATCTTGGCTGATTCTTGATGATCTGAGTTGGGCCTAACCAGTCCATTACCACAAATGCAGCTCCATTGCATAATTAGGAGAAATGTTTAGTGTTTGATGCCAATTGTACTGTATCAACATGGCTCTCTCGAGACTCCATCAGACTACCTAGTACCTACTTGGAGACCAGGGCTGTAATTTGCAGTGTAGCGTTTCAGCAAGAGAACATGTGAAAAGTGAAAGCAAAATGACCATCCCACACCCATATTGGATATGTTAGTGCACGCTTTCAGCACGGGAATAAGATCTTCTCAAGTGCACCAACCCCTTTCAGTGCACATCGGATGGCTAAGAAACACTTGGGGTGGCATGCCCAGGTGCTATCAGCCGTCTGATGTGCAATCAAATGGCTGATGCACTTGAGAAGATCCAAATCTTTCAACACAGGATCACGTGATcaggttggttttttttttttttttttcgtaaaacTATGAAACCTGCAACCGTCAACCTTCCCCTACCGGAGTCTTCTAAACTTTTCTTCACAGTATCGGGGAAAAAAATGCTTAGAAAGGGAGATTATGGGGCACTGATTCCACAGCTTCAATTTTGTGGATTAGGTCCGTTAGGTCGTTATCCTCAATAGCAAATTAGGATGGTAGTAATAAAAGATCCCCTTCCACTCAGCTCTCAAGG is drawn from Macadamia integrifolia cultivar HAES 741 chromosome 7, SCU_Mint_v3, whole genome shotgun sequence and contains these coding sequences:
- the LOC122084432 gene encoding cilia- and flagella-associated protein 251-like; protein product: MFRQSPSRNQRSKGFKVKHVLQICLLIAVCIWLLYQAKHTHDKKKEFESTAKISEKVENGLDIIKLGRKDLHPRGEESASENHKQNDEEDAEEENKAEEEEDKKPEVENKAEEEGRGRGDDEIDEHDQVRAEEEAERAADSIDDEEKEREERESEREGANDNTVSSEDPDHDRDRTTQEAREEHYKGDDASSAVVRDTQETENGSSGGSNVEEKLESAENESEQGNKSQNIEEVTANQKGTEETLAEEKGTPTDSSLKTGEDEKAISSVNATPTEEKGTEETLDKSEDGSTSKSMITTESNNPKEVNDNSTADSAKNSTSSLQSGIETITNPNHYQNASEASGRPTEGDNNLQTAVLDQTENPNATDRVEKSETSGEPSEDSSNSNSVVSEVQAAESNVTAGAEDGSASLTTSANAESVQSEKSDTVEKSDGSASITTDENENANAAEHEATSANAESIQSRKSDTTTETEEKSDGSASITSNENENANEAEHDASSANAESVQSEKSDTATGTEEKNDGSTNENENENENANAAEHDATDSSDSSILQEVKEARTDLGTLPETQTEGTNHDDVATE